The following are encoded together in the Lathyrus oleraceus cultivar Zhongwan6 chromosome 3, CAAS_Psat_ZW6_1.0, whole genome shotgun sequence genome:
- the LOC127130968 gene encoding uncharacterized protein LOC127130968 gives MVAEKPIEEEGTSTDWTMVAEKDRETRVKEDKAAGIRRYYENKWCFEDNYDKHYNGRIWLLWNKAEVIIRMIQVHEQFLHFEVYGIDNSFRYVATMIYAFNQVEHRKTLWSKLESLGSSMDRPWVVIGDFNNVLKEEDRIGGQPVSYAEYRDLDEMMHNVSLFENVSKGSYFTWSNKHTQGIIHSRIDRMVSNIQWLQKYPDAVVENLAPNISDHTPVKVSVSQQQIRKGSMFKFLNCSVKEPTYMQIVKNSWQEEVIGNNMYRLWRKLLRLQPILKKLNSQYSDIQDQIQKARQLLLDEQKDLQNNLFDVQSIERVKQCTENLIHLNQTEENILKQKAKVNWLQLGDGNNAFYHAYVRDRNKQKGMYSLESVNGGSLSKPEDIEEEVLQFYDKLVGTKSLNLRCIDITTVRNGKTLDRESACQLIRPVEEGEVWSALKSIGQNKAPGVDGFNAYFFTATWQIVKNDVTAAVK, from the exons ATGGTAGCAGAGAAACCAATAGAAGAAGAGGGTACTAGCACAGACTGGACTATGGTGGCAGAAAAGGACAGAG AGACTAGAGTTAAAGAAGATAAGGCTGCTGGAATAAGAAGATATTATGAAAATAAGTGGTGTTTTGAAGATAACTATGACAAACACTATAATGGTAGGATCTGGCTTCTGTGGAATAAAGCTGAAGTGATTATTAGGATGATTCAAGTCCATGAACAATTTCTGCACTTTGAGGTTTATGGAATAGATAACTCCTTTCGATATGTTGCTACAATGATTTATGCCTTCAATCAAGTGGAACATAGGAAAACATTGTGGAGCAAGTTGGAAAGTCTGGGAAGCAGTATGGATAGGCCCTGGGTTGTCATTGGGGACTTTAATAATGTCTTGAAGGAGGAGGATAGAATTGGTGGGCAACCAGTTAGTTATGCAGAATATAGAGATCTAGATGAGATGATGCACAATGTTAGCTTGTTTGAAAATGTTTCCAAAGGAAGCTACTTCACCTGGTCCAACAAACACACCCAAGGAATCATCCACTCAAGAATTGATAGAATGGTGTCTAACATCCAGTGGTTGCAGAAGTATCCTGATGCTGTAGTGGAAAACTTGGCACCTAATATTTCTGATCATACCCCTGTCAAAGTTAGTGTTAGCCAACAGCAGATAAGGAAGGGATCGATGTTTAAATTCCTGAATTGTAGTGTTAAAGAGCCTACCTATATGCAGATTGTGAAGAACAGTTGGCAAGAAGAGGTGATAGGTAATAACATGTACAGATTATGGAGGAAATTATTGAGACTGCAACCGATTCTGAAGAAGCTGAATTCCCAATACTCAGACATTCAGGACCAAATCCAGAAAGCCAGACAATTGCTTCTAGACGAACAGAAGGATCTCCAAAATAATTTGTTTGATGTGCAAAGTATTGAGAGAGTGAAGCAGTGTACTGAGAACCTCATCCATTTGAACCAAACAGAGGAAAATATATTGAAGCAGAAAGCCAAGGTGAATTGGTTACAACTAGGAGATGGTAATAATGCTTTTTATCATGCCTATGTGAGGGACAGAAACAAGCAAAAGGGGATGTATTCTTTGGAGTCTGTAAATGGAGGTAGCCTAAGCAAACCAGAAGATATAGAAGAAGAAGTTTTGCAATTCTATGACAAACTGGTAGGTACTAAATCCCTGAACCTGAGATGTATCGATATTACCACTGTAAGGAATGGTAAAACTCTTGATAGAGAGAGTGCTTGTCAGCTGATAAGACCTGTTGAGGAAGGGGAAGTGTGGAGTGCTCTGAAAAGTATAGGCCAGAATAAGGCACCGGGGGTGGATGGATTCAACGCTTACTTCTTCACAGCTACATGGCAAATTGTGAAAAATGATGTGACAGCTGCAGTTAAATAA
- the LOC127130969 gene encoding uncharacterized protein LOC127130969: MGKRGVGRPRLAVAARRKGEERTIVTQAIMESKEQQVGDHERQDTLESQEHQAGEHEGQDATRKEKEIPDMEPPMSMESEIEMPGVEVPETVQLRKPWVDVIRGNRRINRAVSMEYIPPTIVDGEVEVKIEESDVEDELEFWSNSIILFALGDSLSMNAVKKFMEKNWNSVSLPELYYNEEGYFIVRFRNQEDREHVLAQGPYFIYGKPLFLRQWSSDFEMKEDILRVMPLWVTFPQLPLHLWGEKCLAKIASSIGKPITMDECTTKKLRVSYARMLVEVDVTQKLRNSINIRDHNNKLVQQCIEYE, translated from the coding sequence ATGGGCAAACGTGGCGTTGGCCGGCCAAGGCTTGCGGTGGCGGCGCGACGGAAAGGGGAGGAGCGAACAATAGTCACTCAAGCGATCATGGAATCAAAAGAGCAGCAAGTAGGGGACCATGAAAGACAAGACACATTGGAATCACAAGAACACCAAGCAGGAGAACATGAAGGGCAAGACGCCACTCGTAAGGAAAAGGAGATACCGGATATGGAACCTCCTATGTCGATGGAGAGCGAGATCGAAATGCCAGGGGTTGAGGTGCCAGAGACTGTGCAACTAAGGAAACCCTGGGTAGATGTCATAAGAGGCAATAGAAGAATCAATAGAGCGGTGAGTATGGAGTATATCCCACCCACGATTGTCGATGGCGAAGTGGAAGTAAAAATTGAAGAATCTGATGTTGAAGACGAGCTCGAGTTTTGGTCGAATTCGATTATATTGTTTGCCCTAGGAGATTCTCTGTCAATGAATGCAGTCAAGAAGTTCATGGAGAAGAATTGGAACTCGGTTTCGCTACCAGAGCTGTATTACAATGAGGAAGGATATTTTATTGTGCGATTCAGGAACCAAGAGGATAGAGAACATGTGCTAGCTCAGGGCCCGTATTTCATTTATGGGAAGCCATTGTTCTTAAGACAATGGAGCTCAGATTTTGAGATGAAAGAGGACATATTGCGGGTTATGCCGTTGTGGGTCACATTTCCCCAATTACCCCTTCACCTGTGGGGAGAGAAATGCTTGGCTAAGATAGCAAGCTCCATTGGAAAACCAATTACAATGGATGAATGTACAACAAAGAAGCTAAGGGTCTCATATGCCCGAATGTTGGTGGAGGTAGATGTTACACAAAAACTTCGAAACAGCATCAACATCAGGGATCATAACAACAAGCTTGTCCAACAATGTATTGAGTATGAATGA